A single region of the Ctenopharyngodon idella isolate HZGC_01 chromosome 21, HZGC01, whole genome shotgun sequence genome encodes:
- the LOC127503463 gene encoding calpastatin isoform X7 has translation MPRRKRSHGPKKNDKNSDTSLQKVSVPQTSRFQSQQVTPTTTSQVSTAKPAQYEKGPTQSSTAAAAVKPGTSPAGGGGPATTQKGPSQVTPQATVSKPTPATSAKVPTVSSATGPAGTTGGTGVKPTDPVKDKAQSTTVPSSKPGPAKVDPAVGKPSATAGAQKQTSAQKVQVEVGPPGAKVSTEDVDPFDALSGTLPSSQPLAPKVPKYTGPEITEPNIKPEKGVLCGERDDTLPPGYRKEDMEKKIPAGAPEKPKDVPKPISTDDALESLSSGFVSSAPPKKTDVKTETIGAVDVRSAGMSNFAPPPPSQQKQPATSQPATVTKSPAPPADKKAKLEISTQSTKPKTDESDSMSLDALSALGDTLGAPEPPKKSPELKPGQIVDEKKQTSEKGVLVGEREDTLPPGYRFSEEELMKYPPPKKEPSLNTDDALDILSEGFTAPVAAPVVKASVPPAQEKKKPDAVPEKTKDLPKETKKPDAVPEKTKDVPKETKKPAGVPEKTKDVPKHKVDEFSALDALAGDFVAPAQSVSKVSSAAPKNVIPPGPKQKPETDEDAFSALGDTLGAPEPPKKQPELKPGDIVHEKDVTSEKRARDGEREDTLPPGYRFSEEELKKYPPPEKEPSLDPTEALDILSGDFTSPTVLSVPTPPVCSSSKPPAKHSDSASDFALDALAGDFVAPSSASKVQSAVSGPPHADRQLSEGTSSALDALSDTLGDIKAAPEPAPVPPKAIVKEKDIVEEKVSKPGERDDSLPPEYRFSEEERKAFISAKQKDVKPKQTSIDDTTALDMLSSDFSAVPAVKPSAPDAKHFIPEPTPPTHKATGPVLDELAGKLIPNLTDPKAKDSKPKAKGGKPKSKPKKQSVEDSSATDKQPGKVSSDVVPSSSTKGGNR, from the exons TCTCAGCAGGTCACACCCACCACAACATCTCAGGTCTCCACAGCGAAACCTGCACAATATGAG AAAGGACCTACACAATCGTCTACTGCAGCCGCAGCTGTTAAACCCGGCACCAGCCCTGCA GGCGGTGGAGGCCCCGCCACCACTCAGAAAGGACCTTCTCAAGTCACGCCACAG GCGACAGTCTCTAAACCCACACCTGCGACTTCTGCTAAAGTCCCAACTGTGAGCTCCGCTACTGGACCTGCTGGAACGACAGGTGGAACAGGAGTGAAGCCTACAGACCCTGTGAAAGACAAGGCCCAG AGTACAACCGTTCCTTCATCCAAACCGGGACCTGCTAAAGTGGATCCGGCTGTTGGAAAGCCCTCAGCCACGGCTGGTGCCCAAAAGCAAACAAGCGCTCAAAAG GTGCAAGTGGAAGTGGGTCCTCCAGGAGCTAAAGTCAGTACGGAG GATGTAGATCCATTTGATGCCCTGTCTGGCACTTTACCATCATCACAACCTCTGGCTCCTAAAGTCCCAAAATACACTGGACCAGAGATTACAGAG CCAAATATAAAACCAGAGAAGGGTGTTTTGTGTGGTGAGAGAGATGACACACTGCCGCCCGGATACAGAAAGGAAGACATG gAAAAGAAAATACCTGCTGGAGCTCCTGAGAAGCCTAAAGATGTTCCAAAG CCAATAAGCACAGACGATGCGCTGGAGTCCCTCTCTTCTGGGTTTGTGTCTTCAGCTCCTCCTAAGAAGACAGATGTG AAAACTGAAACGATAGGAGCAGTCGATGTTCGTTCAGCAGGCATGTCCAACTTTGCTCCCCCTCCACCCTCTCAGCAG AAACAACCGGCGACGTCTCAACCTGCTACTGTAACTAAATCACCTGCTCCACCGGCTGACAAGAAAGCCAAACTGGAGATCTCCACACAATCTACTAAACCAAAGACAGATGAG TCAGACTCCATGTCGCTGGACGCTCTCAGCGCATTGGGCGACACACTGGGTGCTCCAGAACCACCCAAAAAATCACCTGAACTCAAACCTGGGCAGATAGTTGAT GAGAAGAAACAGACATCAGAGAAGGGTGTTCTTGTCGGGGAGAGAGAGGACACACTCCCACCAGGTTACAGATTCTCAGAGGAAGAGCTTATGAAATATCCTCCTCCTAAAAAAGAG CCCTCACTGAACACAGATGATGCACTGGACATTCTTTCTGAAGGTTTCACGGCCCCCGTGGCAGCACCTGTTGTTAAGGCATCTGTTCCTCCTGCACAG GAAAAGAAGAAACCTGATGCGGTTCCTGAGAAGACTAAAGATCTTCCTAAG GAAACAAAGAAGCCTGATGCGGTTCCTGAGAAGACTAAAGACGTTCCCAAG GAAACAAAGAAGCCTGCTGGGGTTCCTGAGAAGACTAAAGACGTTCCCAAG CATAAAGtggatgaattttcagcactgGATGCTCTGGCAGGTGATTTCGTGGCTCCCGCACAGTCTGTTTCTAAG GTTTCTTCAGCTGCTCCTAAAAACGTTATCCCTCCAGGCCCTAAGCAAAAACCAGAGACAGATGAG GATGCTTTCAGCGCTCTGGGCGACACACTGGGTGCACCAGAACCACCGAAAAAACAACCTGAACTCAAACCTGGGGACATCGTTCAT GAGaaggatgtgacatcagaaaagCGTGCTCGTGACGGGGAGAGAGAGGACACACTCCCACCAGGTTACAGATTCTCAGAGGAAGAGCTTAAGAAATATCCTCCTCCTGAGAAAGAG CCTTCCCTAGACCCTACTGAAGCTCTGGATATTCTGTCTGGAGATTTTACCAGCCCCACTGTCCTATCTGTTCCCACTCCCCCTGTTTGTTCTTCCTCTAAGCCTCCTGCTAAG CATTCAGATTCAGCTTCAGATTTTGCTTTAGATGCTCTTGCAGGTGATTTTGTCGCTCCTTCTTCTGCATCCAAAGTTCAGTCTGCTGTTTCTGGCCCTCCACATGCTGACAGACAG TTGTCAGAAGGTACCTCATCAGCTTTGGATGCCCTCTCAGACACTCTAGGAGACATAAAAGCAGCCCCTGAGCCCGCCCCTGTCCCGCCTAAAGCCATAGTTAAG GAAAAGGATATAGTGGAGGAGAAAGTTAGTAAACCAGGTGAGAGAGACGACAGCCTTCCACCAGAATATAGGTTCTCAGAGGAAGAACGCAAG GCATTTATATCAGCAAAGCAGAAAGACGTCAAACCAAAGCAG ACATCAATCGATGACACAACGGCCCTTGACATGCTGTCTAGTGATTTTTCTGCAGTACCGGCTGTGAAGCCCTCCGCACCTGATGCCAAACACTTCATCCCTGAACCAACACCGCCAACCCATAAG GCAACAGGTCcagtgttggatgagctggcaGGCAAATTGATTCCCAACCTGACTGATCCCAAAGCCAAAGACAGCAAACCAAAG GCAAAGGGGGGCAAACCAAAGTCTAAACCAAAG AAACAGTCAGTAGAAGATTCCTCAGCCACAGACAAGCAGCCCGGTAAAGTGAGCTCAGATGTGGTGCCTTCATCTTCCACAAAGGGCGGAAACAGATAG
- the LOC127503463 gene encoding calpastatin isoform X23, protein MGQIITWIRGTRDQPALQDVAVEQQSQQVTPTTTSQVSTAKPAQYEVQVEVGPPGAKVSTEDVDPFDALSGTLPSSQPLAPKVPKYTGPEITEPNIKPEKGVLCGERDDTLPPGYRKEDMEKKIPAGAPEKPKDVPKPISTDDALESLSSGFVSSAPPKKTDVKTETIGAVDVRSAGMSNFAPPPPSQQKQPATSQPATVTKSPAPPADKKAKLEISTQSTKPKTDESDSMSLDALSALGDTLGAPEPPKKSPELKPGQIVDEKKQTSEKGVLVGEREDTLPPGYRFSEEELMKYPPPKKEPSLNTDDALDILSEGFTAPVAAPVVKASVPPAQEKKKPDAVPEKTKDLPKETKKPDAVPEKTKDVPKETKKPAGVPEKTKDVPKHKVDEFSALDALAGDFVAPAQSVSKVSSAAPKNVIPPGPKQKPETDEDAFSALGDTLGAPEPPKKQPELKPGDIVHEKDVTSEKRARDGEREDTLPPGYRFSEEELKKYPPPEKEPSLDPTEALDILSGDFTSPTVLSVPTPPVCSSSKPPAKHSDSASDFALDALAGDFVAPSSASKVQSAVSGPPHADRQLSEGTSSALDALSDTLGDIKAAPEPAPVPPKAIVKEKDIVEEKVSKPGERDDSLPPEYRFSEEERKAFISAKQKDVKPKQTSIDDTTALDMLSSDFSAVPAVKPSAPDAKHFIPEPTPPTHKATGPVLDELAGKLIPNLTDPKAKDSKPKAKGGKPKSKPKKQSVEDSSATDKQPGKVSSDVVPSSSTKGGNR, encoded by the exons TCTCAGCAGGTCACACCCACCACAACATCTCAGGTCTCCACAGCGAAACCTGCACAATATGAG GTGCAAGTGGAAGTGGGTCCTCCAGGAGCTAAAGTCAGTACGGAG GATGTAGATCCATTTGATGCCCTGTCTGGCACTTTACCATCATCACAACCTCTGGCTCCTAAAGTCCCAAAATACACTGGACCAGAGATTACAGAG CCAAATATAAAACCAGAGAAGGGTGTTTTGTGTGGTGAGAGAGATGACACACTGCCGCCCGGATACAGAAAGGAAGACATG gAAAAGAAAATACCTGCTGGAGCTCCTGAGAAGCCTAAAGATGTTCCAAAG CCAATAAGCACAGACGATGCGCTGGAGTCCCTCTCTTCTGGGTTTGTGTCTTCAGCTCCTCCTAAGAAGACAGATGTG AAAACTGAAACGATAGGAGCAGTCGATGTTCGTTCAGCAGGCATGTCCAACTTTGCTCCCCCTCCACCCTCTCAGCAG AAACAACCGGCGACGTCTCAACCTGCTACTGTAACTAAATCACCTGCTCCACCGGCTGACAAGAAAGCCAAACTGGAGATCTCCACACAATCTACTAAACCAAAGACAGATGAG TCAGACTCCATGTCGCTGGACGCTCTCAGCGCATTGGGCGACACACTGGGTGCTCCAGAACCACCCAAAAAATCACCTGAACTCAAACCTGGGCAGATAGTTGAT GAGAAGAAACAGACATCAGAGAAGGGTGTTCTTGTCGGGGAGAGAGAGGACACACTCCCACCAGGTTACAGATTCTCAGAGGAAGAGCTTATGAAATATCCTCCTCCTAAAAAAGAG CCCTCACTGAACACAGATGATGCACTGGACATTCTTTCTGAAGGTTTCACGGCCCCCGTGGCAGCACCTGTTGTTAAGGCATCTGTTCCTCCTGCACAG GAAAAGAAGAAACCTGATGCGGTTCCTGAGAAGACTAAAGATCTTCCTAAG GAAACAAAGAAGCCTGATGCGGTTCCTGAGAAGACTAAAGACGTTCCCAAG GAAACAAAGAAGCCTGCTGGGGTTCCTGAGAAGACTAAAGACGTTCCCAAG CATAAAGtggatgaattttcagcactgGATGCTCTGGCAGGTGATTTCGTGGCTCCCGCACAGTCTGTTTCTAAG GTTTCTTCAGCTGCTCCTAAAAACGTTATCCCTCCAGGCCCTAAGCAAAAACCAGAGACAGATGAG GATGCTTTCAGCGCTCTGGGCGACACACTGGGTGCACCAGAACCACCGAAAAAACAACCTGAACTCAAACCTGGGGACATCGTTCAT GAGaaggatgtgacatcagaaaagCGTGCTCGTGACGGGGAGAGAGAGGACACACTCCCACCAGGTTACAGATTCTCAGAGGAAGAGCTTAAGAAATATCCTCCTCCTGAGAAAGAG CCTTCCCTAGACCCTACTGAAGCTCTGGATATTCTGTCTGGAGATTTTACCAGCCCCACTGTCCTATCTGTTCCCACTCCCCCTGTTTGTTCTTCCTCTAAGCCTCCTGCTAAG CATTCAGATTCAGCTTCAGATTTTGCTTTAGATGCTCTTGCAGGTGATTTTGTCGCTCCTTCTTCTGCATCCAAAGTTCAGTCTGCTGTTTCTGGCCCTCCACATGCTGACAGACAG TTGTCAGAAGGTACCTCATCAGCTTTGGATGCCCTCTCAGACACTCTAGGAGACATAAAAGCAGCCCCTGAGCCCGCCCCTGTCCCGCCTAAAGCCATAGTTAAG GAAAAGGATATAGTGGAGGAGAAAGTTAGTAAACCAGGTGAGAGAGACGACAGCCTTCCACCAGAATATAGGTTCTCAGAGGAAGAACGCAAG GCATTTATATCAGCAAAGCAGAAAGACGTCAAACCAAAGCAG ACATCAATCGATGACACAACGGCCCTTGACATGCTGTCTAGTGATTTTTCTGCAGTACCGGCTGTGAAGCCCTCCGCACCTGATGCCAAACACTTCATCCCTGAACCAACACCGCCAACCCATAAG GCAACAGGTCcagtgttggatgagctggcaGGCAAATTGATTCCCAACCTGACTGATCCCAAAGCCAAAGACAGCAAACCAAAG GCAAAGGGGGGCAAACCAAAGTCTAAACCAAAG AAACAGTCAGTAGAAGATTCCTCAGCCACAGACAAGCAGCCCGGTAAAGTGAGCTCAGATGTGGTGCCTTCATCTTCCACAAAGGGCGGAAACAGATAG
- the LOC127503463 gene encoding calpastatin isoform X16, which produces MGQIITWIRGTRDQPALQDVAVEQQVLLTGYNHIESQQVTPTTTSQVSTAKPAQYEKGPTQSSTAAAAVKPGTSPAGGGGPATTQKGPSQVTPQSTTVPSSKPGPAKVDPAVGKPSATAGAQKQTSAQKVQVEVGPPGAKVSTEDVDPFDALSGTLPSSQPLAPKVPKYTGPEITEPNIKPEKGVLCGERDDTLPPGYRKEDMEKKIPAGAPEKPKDVPKPISTDDALESLSSGFVSSAPPKKTDVKTETIGAVDVRSAGMSNFAPPPPSQQKQPATSQPATVTKSPAPPADKKAKLEISTQSTKPKTDESDSMSLDALSALGDTLGAPEPPKKSPELKPGQIVDEKKQTSEKGVLVGEREDTLPPGYRFSEEELMKYPPPKKEPSLNTDDALDILSEGFTAPVAAPVVKASVPPAQEKKKPDAVPEKTKDLPKETKKPDAVPEKTKDVPKETKKPAGVPEKTKDVPKHKVDEFSALDALAGDFVAPAQSVSKVSSAAPKNVIPPGPKQKPETDEDAFSALGDTLGAPEPPKKQPELKPGDIVHEKDVTSEKRARDGEREDTLPPGYRFSEEELKKYPPPEKEPSLDPTEALDILSGDFTSPTVLSVPTPPVCSSSKPPAKHSDSASDFALDALAGDFVAPSSASKVQSAVSGPPHADRQLSEGTSSALDALSDTLGDIKAAPEPAPVPPKAIVKEKDIVEEKVSKPGERDDSLPPEYRFSEEERKAFISAKQKDVKPKQTSIDDTTALDMLSSDFSAVPAVKPSAPDAKHFIPEPTPPTHKATGPVLDELAGKLIPNLTDPKAKDSKPKAKGGKPKSKPKKQSVEDSSATDKQPGKVSSDVVPSSSTKGGNR; this is translated from the exons TCTCAGCAGGTCACACCCACCACAACATCTCAGGTCTCCACAGCGAAACCTGCACAATATGAG AAAGGACCTACACAATCGTCTACTGCAGCCGCAGCTGTTAAACCCGGCACCAGCCCTGCA GGCGGTGGAGGCCCCGCCACCACTCAGAAAGGACCTTCTCAAGTCACGCCACAG AGTACAACCGTTCCTTCATCCAAACCGGGACCTGCTAAAGTGGATCCGGCTGTTGGAAAGCCCTCAGCCACGGCTGGTGCCCAAAAGCAAACAAGCGCTCAAAAG GTGCAAGTGGAAGTGGGTCCTCCAGGAGCTAAAGTCAGTACGGAG GATGTAGATCCATTTGATGCCCTGTCTGGCACTTTACCATCATCACAACCTCTGGCTCCTAAAGTCCCAAAATACACTGGACCAGAGATTACAGAG CCAAATATAAAACCAGAGAAGGGTGTTTTGTGTGGTGAGAGAGATGACACACTGCCGCCCGGATACAGAAAGGAAGACATG gAAAAGAAAATACCTGCTGGAGCTCCTGAGAAGCCTAAAGATGTTCCAAAG CCAATAAGCACAGACGATGCGCTGGAGTCCCTCTCTTCTGGGTTTGTGTCTTCAGCTCCTCCTAAGAAGACAGATGTG AAAACTGAAACGATAGGAGCAGTCGATGTTCGTTCAGCAGGCATGTCCAACTTTGCTCCCCCTCCACCCTCTCAGCAG AAACAACCGGCGACGTCTCAACCTGCTACTGTAACTAAATCACCTGCTCCACCGGCTGACAAGAAAGCCAAACTGGAGATCTCCACACAATCTACTAAACCAAAGACAGATGAG TCAGACTCCATGTCGCTGGACGCTCTCAGCGCATTGGGCGACACACTGGGTGCTCCAGAACCACCCAAAAAATCACCTGAACTCAAACCTGGGCAGATAGTTGAT GAGAAGAAACAGACATCAGAGAAGGGTGTTCTTGTCGGGGAGAGAGAGGACACACTCCCACCAGGTTACAGATTCTCAGAGGAAGAGCTTATGAAATATCCTCCTCCTAAAAAAGAG CCCTCACTGAACACAGATGATGCACTGGACATTCTTTCTGAAGGTTTCACGGCCCCCGTGGCAGCACCTGTTGTTAAGGCATCTGTTCCTCCTGCACAG GAAAAGAAGAAACCTGATGCGGTTCCTGAGAAGACTAAAGATCTTCCTAAG GAAACAAAGAAGCCTGATGCGGTTCCTGAGAAGACTAAAGACGTTCCCAAG GAAACAAAGAAGCCTGCTGGGGTTCCTGAGAAGACTAAAGACGTTCCCAAG CATAAAGtggatgaattttcagcactgGATGCTCTGGCAGGTGATTTCGTGGCTCCCGCACAGTCTGTTTCTAAG GTTTCTTCAGCTGCTCCTAAAAACGTTATCCCTCCAGGCCCTAAGCAAAAACCAGAGACAGATGAG GATGCTTTCAGCGCTCTGGGCGACACACTGGGTGCACCAGAACCACCGAAAAAACAACCTGAACTCAAACCTGGGGACATCGTTCAT GAGaaggatgtgacatcagaaaagCGTGCTCGTGACGGGGAGAGAGAGGACACACTCCCACCAGGTTACAGATTCTCAGAGGAAGAGCTTAAGAAATATCCTCCTCCTGAGAAAGAG CCTTCCCTAGACCCTACTGAAGCTCTGGATATTCTGTCTGGAGATTTTACCAGCCCCACTGTCCTATCTGTTCCCACTCCCCCTGTTTGTTCTTCCTCTAAGCCTCCTGCTAAG CATTCAGATTCAGCTTCAGATTTTGCTTTAGATGCTCTTGCAGGTGATTTTGTCGCTCCTTCTTCTGCATCCAAAGTTCAGTCTGCTGTTTCTGGCCCTCCACATGCTGACAGACAG TTGTCAGAAGGTACCTCATCAGCTTTGGATGCCCTCTCAGACACTCTAGGAGACATAAAAGCAGCCCCTGAGCCCGCCCCTGTCCCGCCTAAAGCCATAGTTAAG GAAAAGGATATAGTGGAGGAGAAAGTTAGTAAACCAGGTGAGAGAGACGACAGCCTTCCACCAGAATATAGGTTCTCAGAGGAAGAACGCAAG GCATTTATATCAGCAAAGCAGAAAGACGTCAAACCAAAGCAG ACATCAATCGATGACACAACGGCCCTTGACATGCTGTCTAGTGATTTTTCTGCAGTACCGGCTGTGAAGCCCTCCGCACCTGATGCCAAACACTTCATCCCTGAACCAACACCGCCAACCCATAAG GCAACAGGTCcagtgttggatgagctggcaGGCAAATTGATTCCCAACCTGACTGATCCCAAAGCCAAAGACAGCAAACCAAAG GCAAAGGGGGGCAAACCAAAGTCTAAACCAAAG AAACAGTCAGTAGAAGATTCCTCAGCCACAGACAAGCAGCCCGGTAAAGTGAGCTCAGATGTGGTGCCTTCATCTTCCACAAAGGGCGGAAACAGATAG
- the LOC127503463 gene encoding calpastatin isoform X15 translates to MSQQVTPTTTSQVSTAKPAQYEKGPTQSSTAAAAVKPGTSPAGGGGPATTQKGPSQVTPQATVSKPTPATSAKVPTVSSATGPAGTTGGTGVKPTDPVKDKAQSTTVPSSKPGPAKVDPAVGKPSATAGAQKQTSAQKVQVEVGPPGAKVSTEDVDPFDALSGTLPSSQPLAPKVPKYTGPEITEPNIKPEKGVLCGERDDTLPPGYRKEDMEKKIPAGAPEKPKDVPKPISTDDALESLSSGFVSSAPPKKTDVKTETIGAVDVRSAGMSNFAPPPPSQQKQPATSQPATVTKSPAPPADKKAKLEISTQSTKPKTDESDSMSLDALSALGDTLGAPEPPKKSPELKPGQIVDEKKQTSEKGVLVGEREDTLPPGYRFSEEELMKYPPPKKEPSLNTDDALDILSEGFTAPVAAPVVKASVPPAQEKKKPDAVPEKTKDLPKETKKPDAVPEKTKDVPKETKKPAGVPEKTKDVPKHKVDEFSALDALAGDFVAPAQSVSKVSSAAPKNVIPPGPKQKPETDEDAFSALGDTLGAPEPPKKQPELKPGDIVHEKDVTSEKRARDGEREDTLPPGYRFSEEELKKYPPPEKEPSLDPTEALDILSGDFTSPTVLSVPTPPVCSSSKPPAKHSDSASDFALDALAGDFVAPSSASKVQSAVSGPPHADRQLSEGTSSALDALSDTLGDIKAAPEPAPVPPKAIVKEKDIVEEKVSKPGERDDSLPPEYRFSEEERKAFISAKQKDVKPKQTSIDDTTALDMLSSDFSAVPAVKPSAPDAKHFIPEPTPPTHKATGPVLDELAGKLIPNLTDPKAKDSKPKAKGGKPKSKPKKQSVEDSSATDKQPGKVSSDVVPSSSTKGGNR, encoded by the exons ATG TCTCAGCAGGTCACACCCACCACAACATCTCAGGTCTCCACAGCGAAACCTGCACAATATGAG AAAGGACCTACACAATCGTCTACTGCAGCCGCAGCTGTTAAACCCGGCACCAGCCCTGCA GGCGGTGGAGGCCCCGCCACCACTCAGAAAGGACCTTCTCAAGTCACGCCACAG GCGACAGTCTCTAAACCCACACCTGCGACTTCTGCTAAAGTCCCAACTGTGAGCTCCGCTACTGGACCTGCTGGAACGACAGGTGGAACAGGAGTGAAGCCTACAGACCCTGTGAAAGACAAGGCCCAG AGTACAACCGTTCCTTCATCCAAACCGGGACCTGCTAAAGTGGATCCGGCTGTTGGAAAGCCCTCAGCCACGGCTGGTGCCCAAAAGCAAACAAGCGCTCAAAAG GTGCAAGTGGAAGTGGGTCCTCCAGGAGCTAAAGTCAGTACGGAG GATGTAGATCCATTTGATGCCCTGTCTGGCACTTTACCATCATCACAACCTCTGGCTCCTAAAGTCCCAAAATACACTGGACCAGAGATTACAGAG CCAAATATAAAACCAGAGAAGGGTGTTTTGTGTGGTGAGAGAGATGACACACTGCCGCCCGGATACAGAAAGGAAGACATG gAAAAGAAAATACCTGCTGGAGCTCCTGAGAAGCCTAAAGATGTTCCAAAG CCAATAAGCACAGACGATGCGCTGGAGTCCCTCTCTTCTGGGTTTGTGTCTTCAGCTCCTCCTAAGAAGACAGATGTG AAAACTGAAACGATAGGAGCAGTCGATGTTCGTTCAGCAGGCATGTCCAACTTTGCTCCCCCTCCACCCTCTCAGCAG AAACAACCGGCGACGTCTCAACCTGCTACTGTAACTAAATCACCTGCTCCACCGGCTGACAAGAAAGCCAAACTGGAGATCTCCACACAATCTACTAAACCAAAGACAGATGAG TCAGACTCCATGTCGCTGGACGCTCTCAGCGCATTGGGCGACACACTGGGTGCTCCAGAACCACCCAAAAAATCACCTGAACTCAAACCTGGGCAGATAGTTGAT GAGAAGAAACAGACATCAGAGAAGGGTGTTCTTGTCGGGGAGAGAGAGGACACACTCCCACCAGGTTACAGATTCTCAGAGGAAGAGCTTATGAAATATCCTCCTCCTAAAAAAGAG CCCTCACTGAACACAGATGATGCACTGGACATTCTTTCTGAAGGTTTCACGGCCCCCGTGGCAGCACCTGTTGTTAAGGCATCTGTTCCTCCTGCACAG GAAAAGAAGAAACCTGATGCGGTTCCTGAGAAGACTAAAGATCTTCCTAAG GAAACAAAGAAGCCTGATGCGGTTCCTGAGAAGACTAAAGACGTTCCCAAG GAAACAAAGAAGCCTGCTGGGGTTCCTGAGAAGACTAAAGACGTTCCCAAG CATAAAGtggatgaattttcagcactgGATGCTCTGGCAGGTGATTTCGTGGCTCCCGCACAGTCTGTTTCTAAG GTTTCTTCAGCTGCTCCTAAAAACGTTATCCCTCCAGGCCCTAAGCAAAAACCAGAGACAGATGAG GATGCTTTCAGCGCTCTGGGCGACACACTGGGTGCACCAGAACCACCGAAAAAACAACCTGAACTCAAACCTGGGGACATCGTTCAT GAGaaggatgtgacatcagaaaagCGTGCTCGTGACGGGGAGAGAGAGGACACACTCCCACCAGGTTACAGATTCTCAGAGGAAGAGCTTAAGAAATATCCTCCTCCTGAGAAAGAG CCTTCCCTAGACCCTACTGAAGCTCTGGATATTCTGTCTGGAGATTTTACCAGCCCCACTGTCCTATCTGTTCCCACTCCCCCTGTTTGTTCTTCCTCTAAGCCTCCTGCTAAG CATTCAGATTCAGCTTCAGATTTTGCTTTAGATGCTCTTGCAGGTGATTTTGTCGCTCCTTCTTCTGCATCCAAAGTTCAGTCTGCTGTTTCTGGCCCTCCACATGCTGACAGACAG TTGTCAGAAGGTACCTCATCAGCTTTGGATGCCCTCTCAGACACTCTAGGAGACATAAAAGCAGCCCCTGAGCCCGCCCCTGTCCCGCCTAAAGCCATAGTTAAG GAAAAGGATATAGTGGAGGAGAAAGTTAGTAAACCAGGTGAGAGAGACGACAGCCTTCCACCAGAATATAGGTTCTCAGAGGAAGAACGCAAG GCATTTATATCAGCAAAGCAGAAAGACGTCAAACCAAAGCAG ACATCAATCGATGACACAACGGCCCTTGACATGCTGTCTAGTGATTTTTCTGCAGTACCGGCTGTGAAGCCCTCCGCACCTGATGCCAAACACTTCATCCCTGAACCAACACCGCCAACCCATAAG GCAACAGGTCcagtgttggatgagctggcaGGCAAATTGATTCCCAACCTGACTGATCCCAAAGCCAAAGACAGCAAACCAAAG GCAAAGGGGGGCAAACCAAAGTCTAAACCAAAG AAACAGTCAGTAGAAGATTCCTCAGCCACAGACAAGCAGCCCGGTAAAGTGAGCTCAGATGTGGTGCCTTCATCTTCCACAAAGGGCGGAAACAGATAG